In Lodderomyces elongisporus chromosome 1, complete sequence, a genomic segment contains:
- the BMT1_1 gene encoding Beta-mannosyltransferase 1 (CAZy:GT91) produces the protein MGVDTPMVVVFQENSITEQHSHESILDANKNTTYIFPSQLPKGSKYEKEIRKFVIEKDQLIFNNVVRPKFANDVDFSTTQFKINNHNNDENLEHKECKENVKAVDINVSPLRNINVDLHRVLTKFVNENSTYYQEVRDLIPELPKQLATNTINQYWFQFMGSSVWLEQYGVHLMTSRIFYTKTGSKVKPVVSFIYTQVFDLNWKEMDNVTLVIPIEGEGVRNEVKNGNRNRNRNMNRNSKKKNQKLDIGYKLVQYPNFVQVPAYHNHQKQSGRFYGAEDPRLLLVRNKLGVDEPVVIYNSYHRKISKYREVSRPSSSDIDNDNEETGVTSFKFHRSMFIGWLWQTQSGKENVDELDQKHAQNMYIRVKELVLPSGKREKKEKNWTPFVDYKERVQKGYDDSLKFVYQFKDLRILRCLFDKETCEWEYELQKNKLSISPFRGGTELISLSQILATHSSLKKPMSKSLALTSTSSSASSSSAGLTLKLTELQNQLQIQDGEIWIGLARTALKNCGCGSHFYRPNLVVLSKLNNTYSVIQTSSSLDFNVPALNWDVVSNDESTNICQGKNLIMPTGLSYWDLGSGETDILTLTLARADSTVDIIYVKGILKEIFSLLVNPPKSIDGNSIVKCAIDGALDYCKAYAKENGEPPARRSIESLFQ, from the coding sequence ATGGGTGTTGATACACCCATGGTGGTCGTGTTTCAAGAGAATTCTATTACTGAGCAGCATAGTCATGAGTCCATACTTGATGCGAATAAAAATACAACTTATATATTTCCAAGTCAGCTTCCAAAAGGTTCAAAGTatgaaaaggaaattaGGAAATTcgtaattgaaaaagatcaGTTGATTTTCAATAACGTGGTAAGGCCaaaatttgcaaatgatgttgatttttCAACTACGCAATTTAAGATAAATAATCACAACAATGATGAAAATCTAGAACATAAAGAATGTAAGGAAAATGTTAAAGCAGTGGATATAAATGTAAGTCCTTTAAGAAATATAAATGTTGATCTTCATCGAGTCTTGACcaaatttgtcaatgaAAACTCCACATACTATCAAGAAGTAAGAGATTTGATTCCAGAATTACCTAAACAATTAGCAACAAATACAATTAACCAGTACTGGTTTCAATTTATGGGTAGCTCAGTTTGGTTAGAGCAATACGGAGTACACTTAATGACTTCAAGGATCTTTTATACTAAAACAGGTAGCAAAGTCAAACCAGTTGTATCATTCATATATACACAAGTATTTGATCTAAACTGGAAAGAGATGGATAATGTTACCCTAGTTATACCCATCGAGGGAGAGGGTGTAAGGAACGAAGTAAAAAATGGCAacaggaacaggaacaggaacaTGAACAGGAAcctgaagaaaaagaaccaaaaactTGACATTGGATACAAATTGGTGCAATATCCAAATTTTGTTCAAGTCCCAGCATACCATAACCATCAAAAGCAATCAGGTAGATTCTATGGTGCCGAGGATCCAAGACTATTGTTGGTTCGCAACAAGTTGGGCGTTGACGAACCAGTTGTAATCTACAATTCATACCATAGAAAGATTTCAAAGTACCGTGAGGTTTCTCGTCCCTCCTCTTCTGAtattgataatgataaCGAAGAGACAGGCGTTACAAGCTTCAAATTTCACCGAAGTATGTTCATTGGATGGTTGTGGCAGACTCAATcaggaaaggaaaatgtTGATGAATTAGATCAAAAGCACGCTCAAAATATGTACATTAGAGTTAAGGAGTTGGTTTTACCACTGGGAAAAagggagaagaaggaaaaaaattggacaCCGTTTGTGGACTACAAAGAGAGAGTGCAAAAAGGCTATGATGACTCGCTCAAGTTTGTTTATCAGTTCAAAGACTTGCGTATACTTCGATGTTTGTTTGATAAAGAAACTTGCGAATGGGAGTATGAATTACAGAAGAATAAGCTTTCCATAAGTCCATTTCGAGGTGGCACAGAATTGATCAGTTTATCTCAAATATTGGCCACACACAGCTCGTTGAAAAAACCAATGTCTAAATCATTAGCTTTGACTTCAACTTCGTCATCAGCTTCCCTGTCCTCTGCTGGATTAACCCTCAAGTTGACGGAGTTACAAAACCAACTCCAAATTCAAGATGGCGAGATTTGGATTGGATTAGCTCGTACtgcattgaaaaattgtggTTGCGGGAGTCACTTTTATCGTCCAAATTTGGTTGTCTTGTCCAAATTGAACAATACATATCTGGTCATACAAACATCGAGTAGCCTTGACTTTAATGTTCCCGCGCTCAACTGGGATGTAGTATCAAATGATGAATCAACAAATATTTGCCAGGGAAAGAATTTAATTATGCCAACGGGGCTTTCCTACTGGGACTTAGGTTCCGGGGAAACTGATATTTTGACATTGACTCTTGCTCGAGCAGACAGTACAGTAGATATCATATACGTGAAAGGAATTTTGAAAGAGatttttctgttgttggtgaACCCACCTAAAAGTATAGATGGCAATTCAATAGTCAAGTGCGCAATTGATGGTGCCTTAGACTATTGCAAAGCTTATGCGAAAGAAAATGGCGAACCTCCAGCGCGAAGAAGCATTGAAAGCCTTTTCCAGTAA
- the BMT3_2 gene encoding Protein of unknown function (DUF3589) (CAZy:GT91) — protein sequence MLSSRKFTGRLWQWSIAIIVTVFVCGTITHYSEVSPRSLLFDATSRKSYRRILFPQNFANNRDELTNFIDANPSAFKVKKSSSGRLKKPNLQFEQASPQDPKSNQLKSSYHPYKFSVYNTLKDIDLELNRCHEIKQELNMFIDKAIDMKTPLDKVLEHLLKELQHGSNPYFEDIQDLILPELKLQVHLGVVDKFWFRIAGSSTWLEDFGVHYMISRVLYSPRGIRSRPIVSLTYAQIYDKDWNELVGINLVIPPIKNGTHVEENEGKATKKNFRLMEYPRFVAIPFWHDVDQFDNRYYGPEDPRLILVMNEHGYEEPLLVYNSFYVDMRPYDDDEDSGEPKTQEFFRTMFICWPWQLGEDKVHNKVVELKIENSEPMRAQKNWTPFISFEDRNEVGYDRHINFVFRWANLEVLKCTLDGSCHFEYRFDESLSVKNEVGPLRGGTQLFNLHSIIPFNSDKEVWVGFARAHIDYCGCGKAIYRPNLVVVTKETVDTESHFMVTHVSSSLSLNVSVGGWDLQTPEARCFRSSILIPNGISQWNVEKDPQSNAILEDYLTITLSITDFTVHRINIKGLLKEIINLGVLKSHQPAWFMASNDNIVCAIQAATEFCQNYGEENRIVGLDEFADDRESLVPDVALENYFHIARLYEFRGT from the coding sequence ATGCTCTCTTCTAGAAAGTTTACAGGTAGACTCTGGCAATGGTCTATAGCCATAATTGTAAccgtttttgtttgtggaacAATAACACATTACTCGGAAGTATCGCCGCGATCGCTTCTATTTGATGCCACGAGTAGGAAGCTGTATCGAAGAATACTTTTCCCACAAAACTTTGCTAATAACAGAGATGAGTTGACGAATTTTATCGATGCAAACCCATCGGCTTTTAAAGTTAAGAAATCGTCAAGTGGGCGATTGAAGAAACCAAATTTGCAATTTGAACAAGCACTGCCCCAGGACCCCAAATCAAACCAGTTGAAGTCCTCTTATCATCCATACAAATTTTCAGTCTATAATACTTTAAAGGACATTGATTTGGAGTTAAATCGGTGTCatgaaataaaacaagaatTAAATATGTTTATCGATAAAGCAATTGATATGAAAACTCCATTAGACAAGGTGTTGGAGCACCTACTAAAGGAATTGCAACATGGCTCTAACCCATACTTTGAAGATATCCAAGATTTAATCTTGCCCGAGTTGAAACTACAAGTTCATTTAggtgttgttgataaatTTTGGTTTCGAATAGCAGGAAGCTCAACTTGGCTTGAAGACTTTGGCGTTCATTACATGATATCAAGAGTGTTGTATAGCCCTAGAGGAATACGAAGCCGGCCTATAGTGTCACTTACTTATGCTCAGATTTACGATAAAGATTGGAACGAATTGGTTGGGATTAACCTTGTTATACCACCAATCAAAAATGGAACACACGTTGAAGAAAACGAGGGCAAAGCcacaaagaaaaactttCGACTAATGGAGTACCCCCGCTTTGTTGCTATTCCATTCTGGCATGATGTTGATCAATTTGATAATCGATACTATGGTCCTGAGGATCCGCGGCTTATTTTGGTCATGAACGAGCATGGGTATGAGGAACCATTACTCGTTTACAACTCTTTCTATGTTGATATGCGACCATACGACGACGATGAGGATCTGGGCGAGCCCAAAACTCAAGAGTTTTTCCGAACAATGTTTATATGCTGGCCTTGGCAGCTTGGAGAAGACAAAGTGCATAATAAAGTAGTTGAgttgaaaatagaaaattcGGAACCAATGAGGgctcaaaaaaattggacaCCGTTTATTAGTTTTGAAGATCGAAATGAAGTGGGATATGATAGGCAcatcaattttgttttccggTGGGCTAACTTGGAGGTATTAAAATGTACACTAGATGGAAGTTGTCATTTTGAGTATAGATTTGACGAATCCTTATCTGTAAAGAATGAAGTTGGCCCTCTACGAGGTGGTACGCAATTATTCAACTTGCATTCAATCATTCCGTTCAATTCAGATAAAGAAGTTTGGGTTGGGTTTGCCCGTGCCCATATTGATTACTGCGGCTGTGGCAAGGCCATATATCGACCAAATTTAGTGGTTGTTACCAAAGAAACCGTTGACACAGAATCTCATTTTATGGTGACGCACGTTTCATCCTCCTTATCATTGAACGTTAGTGTTGGTGGCTGGGATTTGCAAACACCAGAAGCCAGATGTTTTCGATCAAGTATTCTCATTCCCAATGGTATCTCCCAGTGGAATGTTGAGAAAGATCCTCAAAGCAATGCCATATTAGAGGATTACTTGACTATAACTTTATCTATTACCGATTTTACTGTGCATCGTATAAACATTAAAGGACTATTAAAAGAGATTATTAACTTGGGTGTTTTGAAAAGTCATCAACCAGCATGGTTTATGGCAAGCAATGATAATATTGTATGCGCAATCCAGGCTGCTACAGAATTTTGTCAGAATTACGGCgaagaaaatagaatagTAGGGTTGGATGAGTTTGCTGATGACCGAGAAAGTCTCGTACCAGATGTTGCTTTGGAAAATTATTTTCATATTGCTCGACTCTACGAATTTAGAGGGACATAA